In one Perca fluviatilis chromosome 7, GENO_Pfluv_1.0, whole genome shotgun sequence genomic region, the following are encoded:
- the tmem116 gene encoding transmembrane protein 116, translated as MWAAESLPEVFPNSSEKNTTGAKDWTEVYEAVRWIQLAMALLSVLGSGSIIVCVMSQRLGRTPELQPLLLLSVSDLLLAFCWLIGGALFSQRCTHCYNLHTVEQILYMASFFFTLNYMWNLYTGIREKYYSCMDGYVQISNRVSTAGKITALLSGLIPVMLMTPVFIQGNISQCQANFSEPYRCLLMHTGELYLTSKHQHLIRACGVLHTYSIAVFLATFLLTLLSIIVLVVKAREIYRRVVTSTGYLGNEQRASFRVMDRRMLLYPLIFFCCWGPAVALAFLRVATPSAGHGWAGVVLYISQACTSASQGFLNCLVYGWTRARLRRAGRNVLSRDMDTQTPLLRSQKIIRYQALRSF; from the exons ATGTGGGCTGCAGAGAGTCTGCCCGAGGTCTTCCCCAACAGCTCGGAGAAAAACACCACCGGAGCCAAGGACTGGACCGAG GTGTATGAAGCCGTCAGGTGGATCCAGCTCGCCATGGCTCTGCTCAG TGTTCTGGGTTCAGGCTCCATCATCGTCTGTGTGATGTCACAGAGACTCGGCCGGACGCCAGAG ctgcagccgctgctgctgctcagcgtGTCTGACCTGCTGCTCGCCTTCTGCTGGCTCATCGGAGGGGCGCTCTTCTCTCAGCGCTGCACACACTGTTACAACCTGCACACTGTGgagcag ATTCTGTACATGGCGTCCTTCTTCTTCACCCTGAACTACATGTGGAACCTCTACACGGGAATCCGAGAGAAGTACTACAGCTGCATGGATGGATACGTGCAG ATTTCCAACAGAGTGAGCACCGCCGGCAAAATCACCGCGCTGCTCTCAGG TCTGATTCCTGTGATGCTGATGACGCCCGTGTTTATACAAGGAAACATCAGCCAATGTCAGGCCAACTTCAGCGAGCCCTACAG GTGTCTGCTGATGCACACCGGAGAGCTGTATCTTACCTCGAAGCACCAGCACCTAATCAGAGCCTGCGGCGTGCTGCACACCTACAGCATCGCCGTCTTCCTCGCCACCTTCCTGCTCACGCTGCTCAGCATCATA GTGCTCGTGGTTAAAGCCCGTGAGATTTACAGGCGAGTCGTGACGTCGACCGGTTACCTGGGCAACGAGCAGCGGGCCTCCTTCCGTGTGATGGACCGGCGGATGCTCCTGTACCCGCTGATCTTCTTCTGCTGTTGGGGTCCAG CTGTGGCGCTGGCATTTCTGCGGGTGGCGACACCCTCCGCAGGTCACGGCTGGGCAGGGGTCGTCCTCTACATATCTCAG GCTTGCACCTCGGCCTCTCAGGGTTTCCTCAACTGTCTGGTGTACGGATGGACCCGTGCACGTCTCCGGCGAGCCGGCAGGAATGTTTTATCTCGAGACATGGACACTCAGACGCCTCTGCTGAGATCCCAGAAGATCATACGCTACCAAGCACTGCGCTCCTTCTGA